ATAAGTAATTCACCTGTTGTATACGCCGTTCTGTAATCACTGCTGTATAAAAAGCATTGGCCACTTTGGCACTGAGTTGACGTTCGGCTTCCCTGATTTCTGCAACAGCTTTCAATACATCCAGACGAGCCACTTTTTTTTGCTTTGCAATACGTCCTGAAATGGGGAATGCCTGGCTAAAGCCAGCACTGCGCGAATACTCCCCTTCATCAGTGAATAAACGATCGTCATTATTTGAAAGATTCAAGCTTGGATTGGGCCAAAAGCCTGCTTGTAGCAACCGGGCTTTTGCGATAGATACATTGTAACGGGCGGCTTTTAAATCCTTATTGTTTGCTAAAGCAATGCAGGTTACTTGTTTAAGAGTTAAAGTGTTCCCTGCCGTTGCCAAGGAGGTACACAGAAAGAATAGAACCACTCTATAAGAAAACCGCCAAACACGATGATAGTCCATAAACGATAGCTCGAAAAGTCTATCAATCTTCAGTAAACCAGGAGTTGAAAGAACAACTTGCAACAAGTACAGGCATCCAGAATAGTCGAATGTGTTTTATTGGAAAGTAAACCATCAATTAATACCTTCTTTTTATTGTTGTATGATTTAGTATCTCCCAGCAAATGCAATTAAACAAGAGCAGTAGAATAATAGACGACAGGCTGCTATATCACTCTTTGTGTTTTGCTCAGTTACGTTTTCCTGATGCAGCTTTTAGCTGGGGCCTCGCATCAATGAACGACTAAATACAGGTTGCTCTTCTTTATTTGCAGATGATCTCATTTCTCTAAGTCTTGTTTTTATGTCAGATTGCTTTTCAATTAAATCAGATGCTGTGACAGGTACGCTAGCCATTTCTACCACTGGTGTTTCAAATGGTTTTAATAACAGTTGAATCATAATTTCTTTATATCCACAGAAATCCTTAAGAGATTGCTCCGAGTTAAAACTCCTTTTATTATCCAACTGTTTCAATAGATTAATGGTGGAAGAAATGGAGCTAGAGCGGACAGTAGGGTATTTTATTAAATAGGTATTAATATGATTTAAAAATCGACGAACATCTTCTGAGAAACTTTCGAAGCTTACTTGTGAGTTTTTCGAATTATCCTCAAACAATTTATTGATTTGTGCTGTTAGAAAATCATAGGCAGCTCTGGCCGACTCTTTATTAGTTTTATCATCTTTAAATGCGGAGCAGATATTATCTAAATACTCCAAAAATACCTTAAGACGGTATCGATTTGGCAAGGTCAACAAATCTTTCATATTCCAAAAATTTTCTTTAAACCCTTGAATTTCTCCCAACAACTGTTGTTTGATCATTTGATTCTTGTATGCTTGTAAATCCGAAGCTTCGCTTTCTGGATCAACTTTTCTTTTCAAAACTGGATTCGAATTATTGAGATATTCATTGTAATTCCTTTCAATAGCCAACTTTAAATCTGAAACACAATGATATTCACTGTTCAAAATTCTATTTAACTTTTCTTCTACCTGGTTTGGGTTAACTATTCGCCTGACTGTGGATTCATCAGACCAATAGCGTGATGCATTAAATTGATTTGTTTCATTAGTTGTAAACAAGAGTGATATCATTTCCATGGCAATTGAAATATCC
Above is a genomic segment from Legionella pneumophila subsp. pascullei containing:
- a CDS encoding protein kinase, whose translation is MVYHINLAEQLLPQDKEILTQLIKQYLLSGSSQSALFANHPYTLNDKYRNEIEFLLSHDIYKNQRHDGITEFLILNGQRIGSGTKGIVVQSNHAMYLWDEELVIFPKENVLKVLYHNFSNTEELIKNESACYSVLSGNSNAELINLQGSSKFPESLGFFMRKEEGCALEELLEDVTSLQKLTFSDKMELAISFLTDLENLHNKGLVHGDLTFKNILYNEKSNQLKIIDAGEMKRTDERFVALDISIAMEMISLLFTTNETNQFNASRYWSDESTVRRIVNPNQVEEKLNRILNSEYHCVSDLKLAIERNYNEYLNNSNPVLKRKVDPESEASDLQAYKNQMIKQQLLGEIQGFKENFWNMKDLLTLPNRYRLKVFLEYLDNICSAFKDDKTNKESARAAYDFLTAQINKLFEDNSKNSQVSFESFSEDVRRFLNHINTYLIKYPTVRSSSISSTINLLKQLDNKRSFNSEQSLKDFCGYKEIMIQLLLKPFETPVVEMASVPVTASDLIEKQSDIKTRLREMRSSANKEEQPVFSRSLMRGPS